The sequence TTTCCAATTGAAGAAACAACACCGCCTGTAACAAAAATATATTTAGTCATATTAATTTTTACCGTATATTTGATATATAAATTTTTTATATTATAAATTAATTTATTATTTGATGAGGCTTATAATTGAATAATATATTATACTATTCATTAATAAAGATAAAATTCTATTAATTATTTTAATGATCTAAAAAAATTAATATTTAATATAATAAATATTATTACAACTAACTAATTATCGTTATGTTAAAATCAGAACAAATCAAATATGATATTTTAATAGTAGGTGGTGGTCCTGCTGGGTTATCTGCTGCAATTAGGCTTAAACAAATATCTTTAGAAAAAAAAATAGATTTAAGTGTATGTATTTTAGAAAAAGGGGTTGAAATAGGGGCACATATTTTATCAGGCGCTTTATTAGAAACAAGAGGTATTGATATGCTAATACCTCAGTGGAAAAAATATGGTGCTCCTATAGAATCTATAGTTACAAAAGATGAATTTTTTTATTTAAATCAAAAAAATGCTTTTAAAATAAATAATTTTTTTATACCAAATAGCTTAAAAAATAAAGAATGTTATTTGATCAAATTAACACACTTTACTAAATGGATGGCACAATATGCAGAAAATTTAGGTGTAGATATATTTTCTAGCTTTGCTGCTAAAGACCTTATTATTGATGATAATCGTGTTAAAGGTATTAAAGTAGAAGGTATTAATAATACTATAGAAATATTAGCTAAATATAGTATATTAAGTGAGGGATCTAGAGGTCATTTAGGTAAAAAAGTTATAAAATATTTTAATTTGGATGAAAATAGTGATCCTCAATCTTATTCGATTGGAATAAAAGAGTTATGGGAAATTTCTCCAAAAAATAGCCAAGCAGGACATGTTATTCATACATTTGGATGGCCTTTAAATTATAATACATATGGAGGGTCGTTTATATATCATATGAGTAACAATCAATTATCTATAGGTACAATTATAGGATTAGATTATAAAAATCCATGGTTATCTCCTTTTGAAGAATTTCAAAATTTCAAAAAACATCCATTTATCAAAAATATTTTAAAAAATGGTAAACGTATTTCATATGGTGCAAAATCTATTACTTCTGGTGGTTTATTTTCTTTACCTAAATTGACTTTCAAAGGTGGTATATTAATAGGTTGTAATGCTGGATTATTAAATAATGCAAAAATGAAAGGTATCAATAGTGCAATAGAAAGTGGTCAAATGGTCGCTGAAAGTATTTTTTCAAAATTACAACTAAAGTCTATAGATATCAACAAAGAGATACATAGTATTTTTATAAATTCTGATTTATATAAAGATCTATATAAAGCTAGAAATTATAGAAATTGGTTTTCTAAAGGTACAATATTAGCTATTATTATGAATTTTATAGAGCAAAAAATTTTAAATGGTTTTTTTATATGGAATATACACAAAAAAATTAGTGATCATTTATTTACACAAAACAAAAATAAATATAAAAATATAAAATATCCAATACATGATAATAAAACAACTTTTGATATTGAAAGCTCCATATATTTATCTAATATAAAATATGATAAAAATCAGAAAAATCATTTGATTGTACATAACATTATAGATAATACGAAAATAAATAATGAAAAGTATGGGCAATTAGAAACTAGATATTGTCCTGCTGGTGTTTATAAATATGAAAATAAAAACAATAATATAATATTAAAAATATCTCCAGAAAATTGTATTCATTGTAAAACATGTGATATAAAAGATCCTCAACAAAATATAGAATGGTCTCCACCAAATGGAGGTAGTGGACCTATATATAACGATATGTGATTTATTGAATATTTTAATAATCAATAAAATAGGTTTTGAAAAGGTAAAGACTAATTTCAACACATGAAATGCTAACAATATTTTAAATGTTGTTAGCATTTATGTATACTCTATAATATTCATAAAAGTTGCAATAAAAATAGAAATTGTTAATATTATAGATAGAGCTGTTATTGTAGAAAAAATTATTATTCTAGATACTAAGTTAATATTTAATATACATTTTTAATATTAAAAAAGAATTATAATAATATACTCAAACATAGATAGCTACGAATATATTTATTTTTTAATAAAGCTTCTAAATAATGACATTAATTTTTAATAATTAGTAACTGAGAGAATGAAAATAATTGTTAAAACTAATATTAATATATAAATAACGTTAATTCTAAGGATTAATAAAAATTATGAAATTTAGTATAAAATCTATTAATATGTCTATAGACAATTTATCGACAGAGGTATTAGTAATAGGTGTATTTTCAGATAAGACTTTCAACGAAAAAATAAATAATCTTATAAAAAATTTTTCTGATCACTTAATTTCAACAATAAATACAGATTTTAATCCTAAATTAGGAAATATACTTACATTACATTTGATTTCTGAATTAAAAAGTCAAAAAATTATGCTTATTGGATTAGGAGATAAAAATAAATATTCACATAAAGCACATAAAAAAGTTATTCAATCTTTAATATCAAATTGTTTATCTAATAATATTAAAAATATTATCTCTACTTTAATACTAAATCATCAAACAAATAAAAAGCTTACTGCAAAAATAGATGTTATATCTATAGGTTATAATTTATATAAATATGATAGCAAAAAATGTAATAATAAATATTATATAGATAGTGAATTTAATGTTTCATATTTAGTAGATCCTATTGATATAGAAGAAATAAATATTGGATCAAAAGAAGGTTTAGCTATAGTAAATGGGATGAATTTAAGTAGATTATTAGGTGACTTACCTAGTAATATTTGCACTCCAACTTATATAGGAAAATTGGCTTCTAAATTAACTAAAGATTTTCCAACAATTAATACTAAACTTTTTGAAAAAAGAGAAATAGAACTACTAAATATGCAATCTTTTTTATCTGTGTCAAAAGGTTCTTTAGAACCACCTAGATTAATATTAATGAATTATAATTGTGACAAAAATAATAATACTAAGCCAATTGTTTTAGTAGGGAAAGGAGTGACTTTTGACTCTGGAGGTATTTCTATTAAGCCATCTAATTCAATGGATGAAATGAAATATGATATGTGTGGAGCAGCAACTATAATAGGTGTTTTTCGTGCTTTAGCAGAATTAAAATTAAATATTAATGTTATAGGTATAATAGTAGCATGTGAAAATATGCCAAGTGGTAGTGCTAATAAGCCAGGTGATGTAATAACTAGCATGTCAGGTAAAACTATTGAGATTATTAATACTGATGCAGAAGGAAGATTAATATTATGTGATGCTTTAACTTATGCTAAGCAATTTGATCCTTCTACTATTATCGACATAGCCACTTTAACTGGTGCATGTGTGGTATCTTTAGGTAATGTACATAGTGGATTATTTTCTAATAATATAAATTTAACAAAAGAATTAATTACTGCTGGTAAAGAAATATTAGATCCAGTGTGGGAATTACCACTTGATGAAGATTATAATGAATGCATCAAATCTAACTATGCAGATTTAGCAAATTCTAGTGGACCATATGCAGGAGCAATAACAGCAGCATCTTTTTTATCTAATTTTATCGAAATAGATAATTGGGCACATATTGATATTGCAGGAACTGCTTGGGAAAAAAACAAAAATAGAGGATCTACAGGAAGACCTGTTTCACTTATTATGCAATATTTATTAAATAAATTATAAATTTTGCTAAATGAATAAAGTTAATTTTATATACGAAGTTGATAATAAACAATTAACAACTTGCAAAATAGTTAATAATTTATATACAATGATTAATTGTAGAATAGTAATAGTGTTTGATGAATATGAAAGTATGAAAATATTAGATAAATTTTTATGGAGTTTTGATGATATTTCTTTTATACCTCATGCTATATTTAGTGAAAACTTAGATGAATTTATGCCAATTATTTTAATGAACGATCAATCTAAATTAATAAATAAAAACATCTACAAGAATTACAATACTATTATTAATCTAACTGAAAATTTTTATGTTCATTTTTTAAATTTTAAAACTATATTTGAAATAGTATCTAAAGAAGAATCAGATAAATCAAAAGCAAGAAAAAGGTGGAAAGAATATAAACAAAGATCTTATTGCGAAATTAATAGTTATAAAAATAATTATATATTAAATTCGTAACTATGATGAGATTAATTTTTTTATATCTAACTAAACATTTTGAATAAATTTTAATTATCGTACCGGGAGCTAAAATGAATGATTATAGCACAAATAAAAAGTACATAATTATAGAGAATGATGGATCTATAAAAAATAAAGTATTAAGAAATACATATTTATTATTATCAATCTCTTTAATTCCAACTGTACTGGGAGCTGCAATAGGTATTTTTTCTGGAATTCACAATACCTTATTAGCTGGAAATGGAATTTCATCTTTGTTATTTTTTATAGGAACAATATTTTTAATGTTTCAAATAGAAAAAAATAAAAATAACAGTTATGGAGTGATTTTATTATTAACTTTTACGTTTTTTATGGGATTAATGCTATCTAGATTATTAGGAATAATCTTAGGTATGCATAATGGGTCTCAACTCGTGATGACAGCATTTGGAAGTACCTCTATTATATTTGGTACAATGTCTATATTGTCAAATAAAATAAAAAGCGATTTATCAAATTTACATAAATTTTTATTTTCTGGATTATTAGTTTTATTTATTATATCTTTATTTAATATTTTTTTAAAAATGAGTAGCATAATGATTACTACTTCTATTATGTCTACTATAATATTTTCTGGTTTTATATTGGTTGATTTAAAACGCATAATAGAAAATGGAGAAGATAATTATATATCAGCTACTTTAACTTTGTATTTAGATATATATAATTTATTTTCTAATTTATTGATATTAATTGGATTTATGAATAATAGAGAAGATTAATTTAAAAAATTAAAAGGCAGGAATAAAATATCTTATTTCTGCTTTTTATTATACAATTTTAATAAATCCGTCAAAATTTTCTTTGTTTTTAATTTTTTTCCACATAAATGAGTTTCTATGTGTTTATTCAATTGAATTTTCAATTTTTTTAAATTATTAAAATCATTTGGATAATCTATATCTAAACCATATCCAATTTCTCTCAAAAAAATCCATTCAAAATAACACAAAGTAACCCATATTGGCTCTATGTGTAAACTTAATTTAATAAGTGTTTTGTGATATGTTTCAAATATTACTGGATGGGGATCTTGTTTTGGCAAAAAATTTATAATTAATTCATTAATATACCAAGCAACTATAAAAGAATTACCTGATAAATTATTTATACCTTCTGAATTAGCTTTAGTAAGTATTTTTATATCACCTTTACCTTTCCAAGACAAAGATAAAGGCTGAAAAATGAAAATTATAGGACGAACTAAAGAGTAAGGTTTTTTAGCTCCTTTAGCCATAACATCTATAATTCCATAATCTTTTGAAAATATGTGCGCTATTAAAGATGTTTCTTTCCAATTTATAGTTTTTAAAGTATAAGAATAACAATCTTGAAAATCAAATATATCATTAATCATTATTCATATCCAAATTCATGTAATAACTTTTTATTGTCTAACCATCCTTTGCATACTTTAATATATACCTCCAAATATATTTTTTTATTTAATAAAATTTCTATATCTTTTCTAGCTTCGCTCGCTATTTTCTTTATATGTTGCCCTTTAGAGCCTAATAAAATTATTTTATGTGAATTTCTTTCAACTATGATACATGCAAATATATTTATAATACCATTTTTTACTTCTTGCCATTTTTCTATAAATACTGTGCATTTATAAGGTAATTCGTCACCAACAAGCCTAAATATTTTTTCTTTTATAATTTCAGATGTTAAAAATCTTTCTGATTTATCTGTTATAAATGATTCATCAAATATAAAATTTCTCAATGGTAATAATTGAGATACATTATCTAATAAAGTGTTTAATTGATATTTTTTATTAGCACTAATTGGAATAATAGAATTGTAGTTATATTTTGGATTTATATTTTTTATATATGGTAATAATATATTAATATTTTTCAATTTATCAATCTTATTTATTACTAAAATTTTTTGAATATCATTATTTTGAAATATAAAATTTGAAATTTTTTCATCATCTTGTGTCCATTGACATGCATTTACAACATGTAAAATTACATCTACATCAGATAAAACATTAAAAACAGTTTTATTCATGATTTTATTCAATAAACTATGATGTTTATTTTGAAAACCAGGAGTATCTACAAATATAAATTGAGTATTATTCAACGATAATACTGCATTAATACGATGTCTAGTAGTTTGCATTTTTCTTGATACAGCTGATAATTTCATATCAACTAATGCATTAATTAAAGTAGATTTTCCAACATTAGGTTTTCCAATTATTGCTATATAACCACAGCGTGATATTATATCCATATAAATTAATTTTTTTTAAATTTGACTAAATTTGCTAATGCAATTTTTGCGGCTTCTTGTTCAGCAGATTTTCTGGTATTTCCTATTGCTTTTGTTTTTATATTTAATTGATCTATTGAACATTCAATTTCAAATCTCTGATTATGAGCTTTTCCATATATAGAAATAATTTTATAATTAGGTAGTATTTTTTTTCTTTTTTGTAAATATTCTTGTAATAAAGTTTTAGAATCTTTACAATTATCAAATGAATCAATATCTTTAATTATTGAGCTATATTTATTTTCTACTATATTCAATGTATTTAAAAAATTAGAATCAATAAAGATTGCACCTATTATTGCTTCTACAGTATCTGCTAATATTGAAGAACGAAACATACCACCACTTTTTAATTCTCCTTCTCCTAAACTAATATAATTAGATAACTTAAGATCATTTGCAATTTTTAGTAAAGTATTTTTATTAACTAAATTAGCACGAAAATAAGATAATTTACCTTCATTTAAATTAGGAAATTTTTTAAATAATAAAAATGATATAATAAAATTTAATATAGAATCACCCATAAACTCTAATCTTTCATTATGATAAGCACCAAAACTTCTATGTGTTAATGCTATTTTTAATAATTTTTTATTATTAAAATAATATCCAAGAATATCTTCTAAATTCTTTATATTCACAATTTTATTTTATAAAACCTATACGTTTAAAATTATTAAAATTCATCCAAATAAGAAAAGCCTTTCCAGTTATATTATTAAAAGGAACAAAACCCCAATACCTACTATCAGAACTATTATCTCTATTATCTCCCATTACAAAATAGTTACCATTTGGTATTCTACAACTCAAACCGTTTTCAGAATATTTAAAAGAATGAACCCAAGGAAAACTCCAAATAGGAAAAATAGAAGTATATTTATTATCCTCTATAATAATATCATAATATACACCAAAAAGATTTTCTTTATATTTACTAGTAAATGAAGATTTATCATAGTCATAATATAAACCGTTTAATTTAGTTGGAATTAAAATACCATTTATAAATAATTTTTTGTCTCTATAAATAATTTCATCTCCAGGTAATCCTACTATACGTTTAATATAATCAATTTTAGGATTTTCTGGATAGCGGAAAACTACTATATCGCCACGTTTTGGTGTATTAAAAGAAAATATATCATAATTTATGATAGGTATTTTTATGCTGTATGATAATTTTTGCACTAAAATAAAATCCCCAGATTCTAAAGTTGGCATCATTGATCCAGATGGAATTCTAAAAGGTTCTGCTATAAAAGATCGCAATAAAAATACAATTAGTAATACTGGAAATAAAGAACTTAACTGTTCTAAATAAAATAAAGATTTTTGATTTTGTTTTAAAAATTTATATAAAAAAATTTTTTTATAATAAATATTTCGTGTATTATGAAAGTAATTATATAATTTATAAAGTATTCTAGAAATACCAGTTAAAATTATTATTAGAAATAAAAAAATAGAAAAATTCCAATTCATACAATAAAACCAGATAATTTATTTATCTTCAATTTGTAAAATTGCCAAAAAAGCTTCTTGTGGAATATCTACTTTTCCAATTTTTTTCATTCTTTTTTTTCCTTCTTTTTGCTTTTCTAATAATTTTTTCTTACGAGTGATATCTCCCCCATAACATTTAGCTAGTACATTTTTACGTAAAGCTTTAACATTTTCTCTTGCAATAATTTCATGACCTATTGCAGCTTGTATAGCAACGTCATACATTTGTTTTGGTATTAATTCTTGCATTTTATTAACAAAACTTCTAGCCTTATATCTAGCATTAGCCCTATGCAGCATAATTGCTAATGCGTCTACTCGATCATTATTTATAATTAAATCTACTTTTACAATATCTGCTGATTTATATCCTATAAAATAATAATCCATAGAAGCATAACCTTTTGATAAAGATTTTAATTTATCAAAAAAATCTAATATTATCTCACCTAATGGTATTTCATACATTAACTGTACTTGTTTGCCATGATATTCAATATTAATTTGTTGACCTCTTTTATAATTACAAAGGGTCATAACTGCACCTATATATTGTTGAGGCAAAAATAAATTTAATCTAACTATTGGTTCTTTAATTTCTAAAATTAAATTTTGTTCAGGCAAATTAAATGGATTTTGTATTTGAATAATTTCTTTATTTTTTAATGTTACTTCATATATTACAGATGGAGCTGTAGTTATAATACTAATTTTAAACTCTCTTTCTAATCTTTCTTGTATAATCTCCATATGTAGTAACCCAAGAAAACCACATCTAAATCCAAAACCTAAAGCTTGTGATGTTTCTGGCTCAAACATAATTGATGAATCATTTAACTTTAAACGTTCTAATGAATCTCTTAAATGATCATAATCAGATACTTCTACAGGGTAAATACCAGCAAAAACTTGAGGTCTTACTTCTTTAAAACCAGGTAAAGGAATATTGCAAGGTTTATTAAAGTTAGTAATTGTATCACCAACTTTAGCATGTTCTAATGATTTGATACCAGCTACTATAAAACCTACTTCACCTGCTGATAAAATATTTTTATATTCTAATTTAGGAGTAAAAATCCCAACATGTTCACAAAAATAAATAGAATTAGTTGCCATAAATAATAATTTATCTTTTGGTTTTACATTACCATTCATGACTCTGATTAACATAACAATACCTGCATAATTATCAAACCATGAATCTATTATTAATGCTTGTAATGGTGCTACTTGACTGCCAGACGGTGCAGGAATTTTTGATATAATAGCTTCTAATACTTCCTCTACACCTTGACCAGTTTTTGCACTAATCAAAATAGAATTTTTAGCATCTATACCTATTAATTCTTCAATTTCATCTTTTACTAAATCAATATTAGATTGAGGCAAATCAATTTTATTCAAGATAGGTATTACTTCGAGTCCTTGTTCTATAGCTGTATAACAGTTAGCAACTGTTTGTGCTTCTACTCCTTGAGATGCATCCACAACTAATAATGCCCCTTCACAAGCAGCTAATGATCTACTAACTTCATACGAAAAATCAACATGACCAGGAGTATCTATAAGGTTCATTGTATATAAATTACCATCTTTTGATAAATATTTTAATACAGCTGTTTGTGCTTTTATAGTAATACCACGTTCTTTTTCAATGTCCATTGAATCTAAAACTTGTTCAGACATTTCTCTATCAGCTAATCCTCCACAAATTTGTATTATGCGATCAGCCAAAGTAGATTTACCATGATCTATATGAGCTATAATAGAAAAATTACGTATATATTTCATTTTAATAGTAAAAAAAGTAAGCTCATACTTTTAATAAAAATAATTATGAGCTCAATAGTTGTTGATTATAATTGATTATTTATAAGGATTAATTATAATCCATTGTGCATTATCACCACGATACACTAATAAACCTATAGGTTTTTTAATATTATTAATTTTTTCTAATACTGAATTGAAATGGTCAACACTAGTAATATAAGTATTATTTATTACTGTAATAATATCTCCTTTATGTAATCCAGCTTTAAGAGATACTCCACTAACATTTTCAATATATACTCCGCCATTAATTTTCAATTTAGCCTTTAATTCATATGACAACTCTTCTAATTCTAAACCAAGTATAATATTAGATGGTTTATTACTATTAATAGTTTTCTTATGTATTTCTT comes from Candidatus Kinetoplastibacterium sorsogonicusi and encodes:
- a CDS encoding electron transfer flavoprotein-ubiquinone oxidoreductase — its product is MLKSEQIKYDILIVGGGPAGLSAAIRLKQISLEKKIDLSVCILEKGVEIGAHILSGALLETRGIDMLIPQWKKYGAPIESIVTKDEFFYLNQKNAFKINNFFIPNSLKNKECYLIKLTHFTKWMAQYAENLGVDIFSSFAAKDLIIDDNRVKGIKVEGINNTIEILAKYSILSEGSRGHLGKKVIKYFNLDENSDPQSYSIGIKELWEISPKNSQAGHVIHTFGWPLNYNTYGGSFIYHMSNNQLSIGTIIGLDYKNPWLSPFEEFQNFKKHPFIKNILKNGKRISYGAKSITSGGLFSLPKLTFKGGILIGCNAGLLNNAKMKGINSAIESGQMVAESIFSKLQLKSIDINKEIHSIFINSDLYKDLYKARNYRNWFSKGTILAIIMNFIEQKILNGFFIWNIHKKISDHLFTQNKNKYKNIKYPIHDNKTTFDIESSIYLSNIKYDKNQKNHLIVHNIIDNTKINNEKYGQLETRYCPAGVYKYENKNNNIILKISPENCIHCKTCDIKDPQQNIEWSPPNGGSGPIYNDM
- a CDS encoding leucyl aminopeptidase; protein product: MKFSIKSINMSIDNLSTEVLVIGVFSDKTFNEKINNLIKNFSDHLISTINTDFNPKLGNILTLHLISELKSQKIMLIGLGDKNKYSHKAHKKVIQSLISNCLSNNIKNIISTLILNHQTNKKLTAKIDVISIGYNLYKYDSKKCNNKYYIDSEFNVSYLVDPIDIEEINIGSKEGLAIVNGMNLSRLLGDLPSNICTPTYIGKLASKLTKDFPTINTKLFEKREIELLNMQSFLSVSKGSLEPPRLILMNYNCDKNNNTKPIVLVGKGVTFDSGGISIKPSNSMDEMKYDMCGAATIIGVFRALAELKLNINVIGIIVACENMPSGSANKPGDVITSMSGKTIEIINTDAEGRLILCDALTYAKQFDPSTIIDIATLTGACVVSLGNVHSGLFSNNINLTKELITAGKEILDPVWELPLDEDYNECIKSNYADLANSSGPYAGAITAASFLSNFIEIDNWAHIDIAGTAWEKNKNRGSTGRPVSLIMQYLLNKL
- a CDS encoding DNA polymerase III subunit chi is translated as MNKVNFIYEVDNKQLTTCKIVNNLYTMINCRIVIVFDEYESMKILDKFLWSFDDISFIPHAIFSENLDEFMPIILMNDQSKLINKNIYKNYNTIINLTENFYVHFLNFKTIFEIVSKEESDKSKARKRWKEYKQRSYCEINSYKNNYILNS
- a CDS encoding Bax inhibitor-1 family protein, with protein sequence MNDYSTNKKYIIIENDGSIKNKVLRNTYLLLSISLIPTVLGAAIGIFSGIHNTLLAGNGISSLLFFIGTIFLMFQIEKNKNNSYGVILLLTFTFFMGLMLSRLLGIILGMHNGSQLVMTAFGSTSIIFGTMSILSNKIKSDLSNLHKFLFSGLLVLFIISLFNIFLKMSSIMITTSIMSTIIFSGFILVDLKRIIENGEDNYISATLTLYLDIYNLFSNLLILIGFMNNRED
- the recO gene encoding DNA repair protein RecO encodes the protein MINDIFDFQDCYSYTLKTINWKETSLIAHIFSKDYGIIDVMAKGAKKPYSLVRPIIFIFQPLSLSWKGKGDIKILTKANSEGINNLSGNSFIVAWYINELIINFLPKQDPHPVIFETYHKTLIKLSLHIEPIWVTLCYFEWIFLREIGYGLDIDYPNDFNNLKKLKIQLNKHIETHLCGKKLKTKKILTDLLKLYNKKQK
- the era gene encoding GTPase Era → MDIISRCGYIAIIGKPNVGKSTLINALVDMKLSAVSRKMQTTRHRINAVLSLNNTQFIFVDTPGFQNKHHSLLNKIMNKTVFNVLSDVDVILHVVNACQWTQDDEKISNFIFQNNDIQKILVINKIDKLKNINILLPYIKNINPKYNYNSIIPISANKKYQLNTLLDNVSQLLPLRNFIFDESFITDKSERFLTSEIIKEKIFRLVGDELPYKCTVFIEKWQEVKNGIINIFACIIVERNSHKIILLGSKGQHIKKIASEARKDIEILLNKKIYLEVYIKVCKGWLDNKKLLHEFGYE
- the rnc gene encoding ribonuclease III, with the translated sequence MNIKNLEDILGYYFNNKKLLKIALTHRSFGAYHNERLEFMGDSILNFIISFLLFKKFPNLNEGKLSYFRANLVNKNTLLKIANDLKLSNYISLGEGELKSGGMFRSSILADTVEAIIGAIFIDSNFLNTLNIVENKYSSIIKDIDSFDNCKDSKTLLQEYLQKRKKILPNYKIISIYGKAHNQRFEIECSIDQLNIKTKAIGNTRKSAEQEAAKIALANLVKFKKN
- the lepB gene encoding signal peptidase I, with protein sequence MNWNFSIFLFLIIILTGISRILYKLYNYFHNTRNIYYKKIFLYKFLKQNQKSLFYLEQLSSLFPVLLIVFLLRSFIAEPFRIPSGSMMPTLESGDFILVQKLSYSIKIPIINYDIFSFNTPKRGDIVVFRYPENPKIDYIKRIVGLPGDEIIYRDKKLFINGILIPTKLNGLYYDYDKSSFTSKYKENLFGVYYDIIIEDNKYTSIFPIWSFPWVHSFKYSENGLSCRIPNGNYFVMGDNRDNSSDSRYWGFVPFNNITGKAFLIWMNFNNFKRIGFIK
- the lepA gene encoding translation elongation factor 4 yields the protein MKYIRNFSIIAHIDHGKSTLADRIIQICGGLADREMSEQVLDSMDIEKERGITIKAQTAVLKYLSKDGNLYTMNLIDTPGHVDFSYEVSRSLAACEGALLVVDASQGVEAQTVANCYTAIEQGLEVIPILNKIDLPQSNIDLVKDEIEELIGIDAKNSILISAKTGQGVEEVLEAIISKIPAPSGSQVAPLQALIIDSWFDNYAGIVMLIRVMNGNVKPKDKLLFMATNSIYFCEHVGIFTPKLEYKNILSAGEVGFIVAGIKSLEHAKVGDTITNFNKPCNIPLPGFKEVRPQVFAGIYPVEVSDYDHLRDSLERLKLNDSSIMFEPETSQALGFGFRCGFLGLLHMEIIQERLEREFKISIITTAPSVIYEVTLKNKEIIQIQNPFNLPEQNLILEIKEPIVRLNLFLPQQYIGAVMTLCNYKRGQQINIEYHGKQVQLMYEIPLGEIILDFFDKLKSLSKGYASMDYYFIGYKSADIVKVDLIINNDRVDALAIMLHRANARYKARSFVNKMQELIPKQMYDVAIQAAIGHEIIARENVKALRKNVLAKCYGGDITRKKKLLEKQKEGKKRMKKIGKVDIPQEAFLAILQIEDK